The Micrococcales bacterium genome segment TGAAGCCATCCCGCGGGAGTCTTTGACCACCGAACCGCCAATCACCAAAGACAACGTCGAAGAATGGAAGGAAAGGTGCAGTGTGGCCTAGCCGCGCCACCTTTCACCGTTTCCCCCTTGCGACCCTAGAGGCCTAAGAGGCGGCGAAATGAATCAGACCGAGCAGGCGGCCCCCGCCGTTGAGGTTCGCGGTGCCACCAAGACCTATGGGCCAATCGTGGCATTGGACGACGTGTCGTTCACGCTTCGACCCGGCGGGGCACACGCCCTGCTCGGCCACAATGGCGCCGGCAAAAGCACGCTTGTCAACGTGCTCTCCGGCGTTGTCACGCCTGATCGGGGTGAGGTGTTGCTCGACGGCAAAGTAGTCGAGCTGCGCTCACCCCGCCAGGCCCAAGCGGCTGGGATAGCCGTGGTAGCCCAGGAGCTGAGCGTGGTGCCCACGCTGACCGTGCATGAAAACATTCTCCTGGGAAAGGTCGGCGCCGGCGTCTCAGGCTCCGGCTCGATTGACCGGGATCAGGTGCGGGCACTATTGGCGCGACTCGGCCTGGCCGGTGTTAGCCCAGAGACAATGGTCGAAGACCTTTCGATGGGCGAACGCCAGCTGATCGAAATTGCGCGCGCACTTAGTCGCAACGCTCGGGTGCTAATCCTCGACGAACCGACAGCGTCTCTGGCGGATCGAGAGATCCAGCGGGTATTTGGCGCCGTGCGGGAGGTCATTGCCGAAGGCCGCAGCGTTGTCTTTGTGACCCACCGGCTTGGTGAGGTGCTGGACTTGTGCACCCGCGTGACAGTCATGCGCGATGGCGCGGTCACCATCACGCGCGATGTGGCCGGACTTGACCGGGACTCGATTGTCCAGCTCATGCTGGGTGATGTGGCCGCCCGGACCGAGGTTGCCAGGGCCGATGCCGCCGGCCGCGAAGGTTTGGTTGACATTGAGGGCCTGACCGTTCCCGGCCACGTTGATAACTTCTCTTTGCAGGCCAAACGCGGGCAAATAGTCGGGATTGCTGGACAGGTCGGCTCGGGCGCCAGCGAGGTGGTGCGGGCCCTGGCCGGACTGGTGCCAGACGCCCGCGGCCAGGTAAGGGTTGGCAGAAAGCCTTTGCGACCAGGCGCACCGGGCCGCTCGCTTAAAGCCGGTGTTGTCTTCGCCTCGAATGACCGCAAGTCCGAGGGCCTCTTCCTTGACCAGTCAATCGCCCGCAACCTGGTAGCGACCCGGCTCAGAGCTGCCTCCAAAGGCGGGATCTTGAGTTCGAAGAGAATCAAGGCCACCTCACAACGGCTGATTGACCTGATCAGCATTGAGCGCAGTCGCCTGCCGCAGCCAGCCGCCACGTTATCTGGAGGCAATCAGCAAAAGGTCTTCTTGGGGCGCTGTCTGGACCGTGAAGATGCTGAACTAATGCTGTTCGATGAACCGACCCGAGGCGTTGATGTGGGCGGACGGGTCGAAATCCACAACCTCATTCGCCACGCCGCCTCGGCCGGTAACGCTGTGGTTTTCGTTTCAACCGACCACGAGGAGGTGCTCGACCTGGCCGACACGGTGGTGACCATGTTTGCCGGCCGGGTCACGCGGGTGGCGCGCAGCGCTGACATGACCTCCGCCATGCTGCTGGGTGATATGACCCATGGCTCTGCCGACCAGGCCGGCCAGGGGGCAGAGGTGGGCCAGACGACATGACCAGCCTGCCGATGGCACAACGACTGCGCCAGACCAAGCCAGCCACCTGGGCGCTGGGAATTTTCGCCTCCATGCTGGCCGTGGTGCTGGTGGCCGGCGCTGTCACGACTGAGGGCTACTTGACCGCCTCCAACTTCAAGGCCATTTTGACCTCGACCGCCTTCGTGGGCATTGTGGCTGTTGGCGCCACCGTCATCATGATCTCTGGCAGCCAGTTTTCTTTGTCCCTGGGCATCACTGTGGCTGTGACTTCGATCCTGTTCCTATTCGCCCTGCGCTCCGGCATTATCGTGGCGATGATCGTGACGCTGGTTGTGGGCATCGTGGTCTTCGCCCTTCAGGGCTTCATCATTGGCGGAGTTGGAGCCAACCCAATCATCGTCACCATTGGTGCCGCCGCCCTGCAAGAAGGCATCACCACCTCACGGATCGCCGGCAACATTACGCCACCGGCCGGCGTTAGCATCGACTTCCTCGCCACCACAGTAGGCGGCGTGCCAGTGTCGATCTTCGTCTTTTTCGCGGTCGCCTTGATCGTCGAGCTATTCATGCGGCGAACCCGTTGGGGCCGGCAAATCTATCTGATGGGCGAAAACATGGAGGCGGCCCGGGCAGCCGGCCTACCCACCGCCTCGTTGACCACCTTGGGCTTCATTATTGCCGGGGCCTGCGTGTCGATTGCCGGCATCTTGGTGGCCGGCTTCAATCAGAACTCCAACCTGGCCACCCAAGGCACATTCACCTTCGACGCCATTGCCGCAGTATTAGTTGGAGGCAACGCTGTCACCGGCGGTTACGGCTCTGTCGGGCGTACCGTCATTGGCGCCATCATTATTGCGGCGGTCTCCGACATGCTGCTGCTGCGCGGTGCCTCCACTGGTGTCCAGGTGCTGGTCAAGGGCGTGATTGTGGTCCTGGTGGTGGTGTTTGTACAGATGACACGGCGCGGAAGGAGGGCCTGAGCATGAGCGCGAGCACTGACACCGCCTCGTCCAGCCCTGCCCGCCGGGCGCCCCTGGCCCGGCGCGTACGGATGCTGATGCCGTATGTCCTCTTGGCCATAATGCTGGTTGCCTTCTTCACCCTGCCCAGGCTGACCGGCAGATCGGCCACCAGCTTCAACATCTACAACTCGTTGCAGGTCTGGGCCTCAGTTGGCCTGCTAGCGCTGGGTGTTGGACTGACGATGATTGCCGGGGAATTCGACCTGGGTTCGCTTGGTGTCTATGCCGTCAGTGGCATGATCGCCGTCAAGGTCGGTGAACACGGTGCCCTGCTCGGCATTTTAGCCGCCATTGGAGTTGGTCTACTGGTGGGTCTGGTCCAAGGAGTGCTGGTAGCCCGGTTACGCATCAACTCAATGCCCGTGACCTTGGGTTTCTTCATCGCGCTGCTGGGCACCACCCAGGCCCTGTCTAACTCGATGAGTGT includes the following:
- a CDS encoding ABC transporter permease → MTSLPMAQRLRQTKPATWALGIFASMLAVVLVAGAVTTEGYLTASNFKAILTSTAFVGIVAVGATVIMISGSQFSLSLGITVAVTSILFLFALRSGIIVAMIVTLVVGIVVFALQGFIIGGVGANPIIVTIGAAALQEGITTSRIAGNITPPAGVSIDFLATTVGGVPVSIFVFFAVALIVELFMRRTRWGRQIYLMGENMEAARAAGLPTASLTTLGFIIAGACVSIAGILVAGFNQNSNLATQGTFTFDAIAAVLVGGNAVTGGYGSVGRTVIGAIIIAAVSDMLLLRGASTGVQVLVKGVIVVLVVVFVQMTRRGRRA
- a CDS encoding sugar ABC transporter ATP-binding protein; translation: MNQTEQAAPAVEVRGATKTYGPIVALDDVSFTLRPGGAHALLGHNGAGKSTLVNVLSGVVTPDRGEVLLDGKVVELRSPRQAQAAGIAVVAQELSVVPTLTVHENILLGKVGAGVSGSGSIDRDQVRALLARLGLAGVSPETMVEDLSMGERQLIEIARALSRNARVLILDEPTASLADREIQRVFGAVREVIAEGRSVVFVTHRLGEVLDLCTRVTVMRDGAVTITRDVAGLDRDSIVQLMLGDVAARTEVARADAAGREGLVDIEGLTVPGHVDNFSLQAKRGQIVGIAGQVGSGASEVVRALAGLVPDARGQVRVGRKPLRPGAPGRSLKAGVVFASNDRKSEGLFLDQSIARNLVATRLRAASKGGILSSKRIKATSQRLIDLISIERSRLPQPAATLSGGNQQKVFLGRCLDREDAELMLFDEPTRGVDVGGRVEIHNLIRHAASAGNAVVFVSTDHEEVLDLADTVVTMFAGRVTRVARSADMTSAMLLGDMTHGSADQAGQGAEVGQTT